Proteins encoded within one genomic window of Hevea brasiliensis isolate MT/VB/25A 57/8 chromosome 8, ASM3005281v1, whole genome shotgun sequence:
- the LOC131182044 gene encoding uncharacterized protein LOC131182044: MDILPLKSNAARLVAPPNGHHRHRLRHVPSNYNTKFKNPDMKEALRKAAHQIQKKKFYDAMDTIKSEHPDTFEWARNIPLEKWTRSHDRGKRYGSMTTNTVESVNGMLKGIRALPITTMVEKIFFQCVQYFDTRRTTFCEQLQLGFNLTPACRQILNENLNEANSLNVRLFNRDCGEFEVWKDRTGDNNIIKLYERTCTCEKFQEIRIPCSHVIAACQSMSINYEQYVSNYYTLERTLKCYEWQFHALGHHDDWPTDNDPILVPDPNRKRSKGRPTSLRKMNEMDWMVIQKRGDPSKIH; the protein is encoded by the exons ATGGACATATTGCCATTAAAAAGCAATGCGGCAAGATTGGTGGCACCTCCTAATGGACATCATCGACATCGCTTAAGACACGTACCGAGCAATTATAACACGAAGTTTAAAAATCCTGACATGAAAGAAGCTCTCCGAAAGGCAG cTCACCAAATTCAGAAAAAGAAATTTTATGATGCCATGGACACAATCAAGAGCGAGCATCCAGATACATTTGAATGGGCCAGAAATATACCATTGGAGAAATGGACACGTTCTCATGATAGAGGAAAAAGGTATGGCTCCATGACAACCAATACCGTTGAGTCAGTTAATGGAATGCTTAAGGGGATTCGTGCACTACCAATAACTACAATGGTAGAGAAAATATTTTTCCAATGTGTCCAATATTTTGACACACGCCGCACGACCTTCTGCGAACAATTGCAGTTGGGCTTCAACTTAACACCGGCATGTCGtcaaattttgaatgaaaatttgaatGAAGCAAACTCACTTAATGTTCGATTATTTAATCGCGATTGTGGTGAATTTGAAGTTTGGAAGGATAGAACTGGGGACAACAACATCATCAAACTTTATGAGAGGACATGCACATGCGAGAAGTTTCAAGAGATACGTATTCCATGTTCTCATGTCATAGCAGCATGCCAATCAATGTCAATTAATTATGAGCAATACGTTTCAAATTATTATACATTGGAACGAACGCTTAAGTGCTATGAGTGGCAGTTTCATGCACTTGGACATCATGATGATTGGCCAACAGACAATGATCCAATCCTTGTACCTGACCCAAATCGGAAAAGGTCTAAAGGAAGACCAACTTCTTTAAGGAagatgaatgaaatggattggatGGTGATTCAAAAGAGAGGGGATCCGTCTAAAATCCATTGA
- the LOC110651465 gene encoding L-type lectin-domain containing receptor kinase IX.1 yields MEIHCHCNFHLESVGHLLLDLIFIFCLFTFPFTVQTSTGKTTFNFTTFSTDMPQIKFEGDAYAASQIIELNNNLEDIVPSIGSVGRATYFKPMHLWDKASGNLAEFTTHFSFVIKSRGDIIPADGLTFFLAPNGSRLLPSSGYGKLGIYSDDKYFQANQPKFVAVEFDTWWNINIDPEGVEEHIGIDLNSLTSVKYVNWSQNNIAKGGRNDVSIHYNSSTKNFSVTVRNGFNLYELSHMVDLKDYLPEWVTFGFSAATGYDYFERNQIYMWDFDSTLQLPQNLTNSTGPPSSAIPRERKSRRPLSGVLLGIIGALLALVLVLVLFGFCFKRRKQRSGERLRSTGDDFEEAGPRSFSYEELAIATKNFANERLLGKGGFGMVYLGSLSNGNPDIAVKRMSSEARQGLKEYASEVKTISRLRHRNLVRLIGWCREHQELFIAYEYMPNKSLDFHLFKNTSLFTWEKRYGIALGLASALLYLQEECEQCVLHRDIKSSNVLLDSNFNAKLGDFGLARLVEHGQGSDTTKLIGTYGYIAPEYLESSKATKESDVYSFGIVALEIATGKPAFKGNVTKLVDWVWEQYRSGNIFAAADPQLCQNYVEDEMERLIVVGLACAHPNYSERPSIGKAIDILHFKTPEPDIASYETNVNSFSEFLSLGASGSEARPCQAMTAPN; encoded by the coding sequence ATGGAAATCCATTGCCACTGCAACTTTCATCTTGAATCCGTCGGACATCTTCTTCTGGACTTGATCTTCATTTTCTGCTTGTTTACCTTCCCTTTTACAGTCCAAACATCCACAGGAAAAACCACTTTCAATTTCACCACATTCAGCACCGATATGCCACAGATAAAGTTTGAAGGAGACGCATACGCAGCAAGCCAAATCATTGAACTGAACAATAACTTGGAAGACATCGTTCCTTCTATTGGCAGCGTCGGTCGAGCAACTTATTTCAAACCAATGCACTTGTGGGACAAAGCCTCTGGGAATCTTGCAGAATTCACCACTCATTTCTCCTTCGTTATCAAATCCAGAGGTGACATTATCCCCGCTGATGGATTGACTTTTTTCCTTGCTCCAAATGGCTCTCGTCTCTTGCCTTCGTCCGGGTATGGAAAACTTGGTATTTACAGTGATGACAAGTATTTTCAGGCTAATCAACCTAAATTTGTTGCTGTGGAATTTGACACCTGGTGGAATATCAATATCGACCCTGAAGGTGTTGAGGAACATATAGGTATTGATCTCAACTCTTTGACTTCTGTCAAATACGTGAACTGGTCGcagaataatattgctaagggggGAAGAAATGATGTCTCAATTCACTACAATTCGAGCACAAAAAATTTCAGTGTCACTGTGAGAAATGGCTTTAATCTGTATGAGTTATCACACATGGTAGATTTAAAAGATTACTTACCAGAATGGGTTACATTTGGCTTTTCAGCAGCCACCGGATATGACTATTTTGAAAGAAACCAAATTTACATGTGGGATTTTGATTCAACCCTACAACTTCCTCAAAATTTAACCAACAGCACTGGTCCTCCGAGCTCTGCAATTCCTAGAGAAAGAAAGAGTAGACGCCCGTTATCAGGGGTTTTATTGGGTATTATTGGCGCCTTGCTGGCCTTGGTTTTGGTTTTAGTTTTGTTTGGATTTTGTTTTAAGAGAAGAAAACAGAGATCAGGTGAAAGGCTTAGAAGCACAGGTGACGATTTCGAGGAGGCTGGACCAAGGAGCTTTTCCTATGAGGAATTGGCTATTGCTACCAAAAACTTTGCGAACGAACGCTTGCTGGGAAAGGGAGGGTTTGGAATGGTTTACTTGGGCTCCTTGAGTAATGGAAATCCGGATATTGCTGTGAAGAGAATGAGTTCTGAGGCTCGACAAGGATTGAAAGAGTACGCTTCTGAAGTGAAAACAATTAGCCGATTGAGGCATAGGAACTTGGTCCGACTCATTGGCTGGTGTCGAGAACATCAAGAACTCTTTATTGCTTACGAGTATATGCCAAATAAGAGCCTGGATTTCCATCTTTTCAAAAATACAAGCTTGTTCACATGGGAAAAGAGGTATGGCATAGCTTTAGGCTTGGCCTCGGCACTGCTTTACCTGCAAGAAGAATGTGAGCAATGCGTGCTGCACCGTGATATCAAGTCAAGCAACGTGTTGCTGGATTCTAATTTCAATGCTAAGCTTGGTGATTTCGGGCTGGCTAGGCTTGTCGAACACGGCCAAGGGTCAGACACCACGAAGTTGATCGGAACATATGGGTATATAGCCCCAGAATATCTTGAAAGCAGCAAGGCAACCAAAGAATCAGATGTCTACAGCTTTGGCATAGTTGCTTTAGAAATAGCAACCGGAAAGCCTGCTTTTAAAGGAAATGTTACGAAATTGGTGGATTGGGTATGGGAGCAATATCGAAGTGGAAATATTTTCGCTGCAGCTGATCCACAATTATGCCAAAACTATGTTGAGGACGAGATGGAACGATTGATTGTTGTTGGGCTTGCTTGTGCGCATCCAAATTATTCTGAACGTCCATCGATTGGAAAAGCAATTGATATACTCCATTTTAAAACTCCAGAACCTGACATTGCGTCCTATGAAACCAACGTAAATTCTTTCTCCGAATTTTTATCACTTGGTGCTAGTGGCTCTGAGGCCAGGCCATGCCAAGCCATGACAGCTCCTAATTAA
- the LOC131182043 gene encoding serine/threonine-protein phosphatase 7 long form homolog, with product MANQQTRRDYIVPGPIDPELLRLRHNTAQGIWTGTMEHEVLTCRRQGNILHADIDDRIIPHLHDSGFIGIARLGFFPLDWHLISAFVERWRPETHTFMMPIGECTISLQDVGIITGLLIHGSVVTGMSRAEWPEVCELLLGARPPPEMIRGHTLKLSWLTDEFGAIPHEADDLTVL from the coding sequence ATGGCTAATCAACAAACAAGAAGAGATTACATTGTGCCAGGTCCAATTGATCCAGAGCTTCTACGACTCCGCCACAACACCGCTCAAGGGATTTGGACTGGTACAATGGAGCATGAGGTGCTTACGTGTAGAAGGCAGGGGAACATATTGCATGCTGACATTGATGACCGAATTATTCCTCATCTCCACGATTCTGGATTTATTGGAATTGCTAGATTAGGATTTTTTCCCCTTGACTGGCACCTTATTAGTGCCTTTGTAGAGCGATGGCGACCGGAAACTCATACATTTATGATGCCAATTGGGGAGTGCACAATCAGTCTTCAAGATGTTGGCATTATCACCGGATTGCTAATACATGGTTCTGTAGTAACTGGAATGTCACGAGCCGAATGGCCAGAAGTTTGTGAGCTCTTGTTGGGAGCTAGACCACCTCCAGAAATGATTCGAGGACATACATTAAAATTATCATGGCTAACTGATGAGTTTGGAGCTATTCCACATGAAGCTGATGATTTAACAGTGTTATAG